In Maniola hyperantus chromosome 13, iAphHyp1.2, whole genome shotgun sequence, one genomic interval encodes:
- the Nup214 gene encoding nuclear pore complex protein Nup214, with product MEVQFGPNSIDEPSLLYKLQRKIKVFNTNQPLPNRGYNLVACTSKYGFVFVATPIKTLSVYYLKELIDKECEPQHLSVKLQVSPSHIAVNCNEEWLAVVGGQMLLVYKCMDFHNMEIRPSVSIKCDVSPSTFVSALQWNPCIPDTIGIVFFDGTLLVSQVSTMQMKKIQSNARCLCWSPKGKQLVTGNNDGTLSQFKPDLSPMKMVPTPNLFEGAPVEVLAIYWIATYQFAVAYRNAVDNSRPAVTVVNTPKGGQPFCHNYEDICYSMGSNRPWYYYLQGLAQWNIILSSSSNSMEIATLASPDGANWVQWCQPDEARPELPLTDKKQENYPVGICFDTAAIHQLPWGENETLPPMPLLHVVSQTGLLSIFNIINLNKSAPQICAPIQPIALPAAALTRNIPDDVPPQPEAPPAVPVAQPKPQPPPSQYQPPVQAPQVTPVQQPIPVQQPIPVVPKPVPQTQSNAGLSTASSTRFGVIKEPTPPAAPEAASPAPQPKAPVQAPKSQAAAAAEASAALLEQERINKAKMNQKLKSMLVKEVNDFNMEMYKFVKLAQEKLLKFQQDIESANLRIDIDMDPELLRKDCSVEELRETVVQLKLEMVRACAVIAEARTYANANELQEWTQADPLTVKRIASVKKLAYYVETQLDHARKALERRWDEMYEIHEYRGKSGFRMMRPILDDVYQPLVKQQEILSRQMAVLKTLRKTMDDCNIAPMYRSTSLLRSTPFRNKDHLTKLTKNILNMSIEPQDKPKEHLSSQKLDALRDILSNHKPIKVKPVNVELRQHFESMKQRYEKSAKEKEMREAEIRQEMGKPNIQKPVPISVQPAQPQMPTVKLAQPIPSPVPQTTRTQQDMPPQVKIEIKKDSNVFMGQKFGAPTAFAYTQPHVGSVPKPDIVKESPINIPTYTPVSNVKPAAVTKPPANVVRTLFTDEREKPTGLQDIQNQQQPTIDEQPKQFNPNINPYTKSQLRKFILKESSNENVPQANEPKSDANTFMGQNICSPTAFAFAKPNASAPTAIFGSKPADVTNTFSKAVPESVATATSTVNPKSSETGEPEADAPSNDENKPKEEKPITNMFTLKTTPFSVKSQNVPDVLKSSGQGFVFGKADSKATEGSDKPKESNSVKASTSEEKPTINNRKEEIKPVTQMVNIPPAQSVIFVDLKKPAAEAKVEKVPSLLFDVSTAAPPPAGSKHQFEFGPVTTQQSVVEVSKQAVVQESSPKLATSEPALTPTAEATVSVATPASTPTVTTTSTSKPLTLSSDTETTPTVTISIPLKHSEAENVTNKEQNVPTDLSATNSPSVTTSSDFSSTDSIFAPAATSDSPPTPSTDDSKPSIFSTPTSVFESNTAFGSTQPSAFASNASSIFASASASAFGPQTTKASLFSPSTTSQSIFGTPSVTTTSVFGNAPSAQSIFSSASSSIFGGTPTTTQNIFGTSTTQASVFGGGQSVFGTSGSPNQVFGTPATQTSIFGAPTTPTTQASVFGSPTQTTQASVFGSPTPATQASVFGAPTTTQSSLFGGAESNLFASATISTTSAPTQASGGNIFGGGSSGSVFGNSTNIFSGKSTFSGSNPTAASIFGGGTAFGQKPANDFWSGGSNTGGFGNSAFGQAATTQASSIFGSSGGSFSTPTPGQPFGSPQGPFSGGDAKPSVFGTPQQQPAFGANSAFGSKPVFGGSPTFGSTAFGGFNKSPSSGFGAPAAFGGGAFGGSSFGNTSPGKGFGTAAPSFGPPAQSNATFENLATQNTLTFGNLAQQSGQPSQATPGFNASPSFTGWRG from the exons ATGGAAGTGCAATTTGGGCCAAACTCAATTGATGAGCCG AGTCTGCTTTATAAACTTCAACGCAAAATCAAGGTATTCAATACAAACCAACCCTTACCAAATCGTGGTTACAACTTGGTGGCCTGTACTTCGAAATATGGATTCGTTTTTGTAGCTACACCCATCAAAACATTATCAG TGTATTATCTCAAGGAGTTAATAGATAAGGAATGTGAGCCCCAGCACTTATCGGTCAAGCTCCAAGTGTCGCCTTCACACATAGCAGTCAATTGCAATGAGGAGTGGTTGGCTGTTGTTGGCGGGCAGATGCTCCTTGTCTACAAATGCATGGATTTCCACAATATG GAAATTAGACCATCAGTATCCATTAAATGCGACGTGAGCCCTTCAACATTTGTGTCAGCATTGCAATGGAACCCTTGCATACCAGACACTATCGGGATTGTGTTCTTTGATGGCACTTTACTTGTCAGTCAAGTCAGTACTATGCAAATGAAAAAGATTCAATCAAATGCAAG ATGCTTATGTTGGAGTCCAAAAGGCAAGCAGCTTGTAACTGGCAACAATGATGGCACCCTCAGCCAATTCAAGCCAGATCTCTCGCCAATGAAAATGGTCCCCACACCTAACTTGTTTGAAGGTGCCCCCGTTGAAGTACTGGCTATTTACTGGATTGCAACTTACCAGTTTGCTGTTGCATATAGAAATGCGGTGGATAATAGTCGACCAG CTGTGACAGTAGTGAATACGCCCAAAGGAGGTCAACCCTTTTGTCATAACTATGAGGATATTTGTTATAGCATGGGATCAAACAGACCCTGGTACTATTATTTACAAGGACTTGCCCAATG GAACATTATACTTTCATCGTCGTCAAACAGTATGGAAATAGCTACACTAGCTTCACCCGACGGTGCTAACTGGGTACAATGGTGTCAG CCTGATGAGGCAAGGCCCGAATTGCCTTTGACAGATAAAAAGCAAGAAAACTATCCGGTTGGTATTTGTTTCGACACTGCTGCCATACATCAGTTACCTTGGG GAGAAAACGAGACGCTTCCACCGATGCCGCTTCTCCACGTGGTGTCCCAGACAGGGCTACTGTCCATATTCAACATCATCAACCTGAACAAATCGGCGCCACAGATCTGCGCGCCGATACAACCGATCGCGCTCCCGGCCGCTGCCTTGACGAG AAATATACCAGACGACGTGCCGCCGCAACCTGAAGCACCTCCGGCCGTACCAGTTGCTCAACCTAAG CCGCAGCCACCACCGTCGCAGTATCAGCCTCCCGTGCAAGCTCCGCAGGTGACGCCCGTACAACAACCCATACCGGTCCAACAACCCATACCCGTTGTACCGAAGCCCGTGCCACAAACACAGAGCAATGCTGGACTTTCTACAG CATCCAGTACACGGTTTGGAGTGATCAAAGAGCCAACTCCTCCAGCAGCTCCGGAAGCAGCTAGTCCCGCG CCTCAACCGAAAGCACCGGTACAAGCCCCGAAGAGCCAAGCCGCGGCAGCGGCGGAGGCGAGCGCCGCGCTGCTGGAGCAGGAGAGGATCAACAAAGCCAAGATGAATCAGAAGCTGAAGAGCATGCTCGTCAAAGAAGTGAACGACTTCAATATGGAGATGTACAAGTTCGTCAAACTCGCGCAGGAGAAACTGTTGAAG TTCCAACAAGACATCGAATCGGCCAACCTCCGTATAGACATAGATATGGACCCGGAGCTCTTGAGGAAGGATTGCTCCGTGGAGGAGTTGCGGGAAACAGTCGTCCAGCTCAAGTTGGAAATGGTACGCGCGTGCGCAGTCATCGCTGAAGCTAGGACATACGCCAA TGCTAATGAGCTCCAAGAATGGACACAAGCTGATCCCCTGACCGTCAAGCGTATAGCGTCCGTAAAGAAGCTCGCCTACTACGTGGAAACGCAACTCGACCACGCGAGAAAAGCTCTCGAACGTAGGTGGGACGAGATGTACGAAATACATGAGTACCGCGGCAA ATCCGGATTTCGTATGATGCGCCCCATACTGGACGACGTGTACCAACCTCTGGTGAAACAGCAAGAGATACTGAGCCGACAGATGGCAGTGCTCAAGACGCTAAGGAAAACAATGGACGACTGTAACATCGCACCCATGTACAGATCCACGTCGCTTTTACGAAGCACCCCATTTaggaataa GGATCACTTGACAAAACTCACAAAAAATATTCTGAACATGAGCATAGAACCCCAGGACAAGCCCAAAGAACATCTGAGCTCACAAAAGCTGGACGCACTACGCGACATTCTTTCAAATCACAAGCCGATAAAAGTCAAACCAGTCAATGTTGAACTTCGACAACATTTCGAGTCTATGAAACAGAGATACGAGAAGAGTGCCAAAGAGAAAGAAATGAGAGAAGCTGAGATTAGACAAGAAATGggaa AACCCAACATACAAAAACCTGTGCCGATCTCGGTACAGCCAGCGCAACCTCAAATGCCTACAGTGAAGCTTGCGCAACCAATACCCTCTCCCGTCCCGCAAACTACGAGAACGCAACAAGATATGCCACCACAGGTTAAAATTGAAATCAAGAAGGATTCTAACGTCTTCATGGGTCAGAAATTTGGAGCGCCCACCGCTTTTGCCT ATACGCAACCGCACGTAGGCTCGGTTCCGAAGCCGGACATAGTGAAGGAATCGCCCATCAATATTCCCACTTATACCCCCGTCAGCAACGTGAAACCCGCCGCAGTCACCAAACCACCAGCTAATGTAGTCCGGACCTTATTCACTGACG AAAGAGAAAAGCCAACAGGACTCCAAGATATACAAAATCAACAGCAGCCAACAATTGACGAGCAGCCAAAGCAGTTTAATCCTAACATCAACCCGTACACCAAGAGCCAACTGAGGAAGTTTATTCTGAAAGAGTCATCGAATGAAAATGTACCGCAAGCGAACGAACCCAAGAGTGATGCTAACACGTTTATGGGTCAAAATATTTGCTCGCCAACCGCCTTTGCCT TTGCGAAGCCAAATGCATCCGCTCCAACCGCAATATTTGGCTCCAAACCTGCTGATGTTACGAACACGTTCAGTAAAGCCGTTCCTGAGTCTGTGGCTACTGCCACATCCACTGTGAACCCGAAGTCCAGCGAAACCGGCGAACCGGAAGCGGATGCGCCCTCAAATGACGAGAATAAACCAAAAGAAGAAAAACCTATTACTAACATGTTCACTTTGAAGACCACACCGTTCAGtgtcaaaagtcaaaatgtTCCCGATGTCTTAAAGAGCAGTGGACAAGGTTTCGTCTTTGGTAAAGCGGATAGTAAAGCTACTGAGGGAAGCGACAAACCTAAGGAAAGTAATTCTGTTAAAGCTTCCACCTCTGAGGAGAAGCCAACCATAAATAATAGAAAGGAGGAAATAAAACCAGTTACACAGATGGTAAACATACCACCTGCGCAGTCTGTTATTTTTG TGGATCTAAAGAAACCAGCAGCAGAGGCTAAAGTGGAAAAGGTACCATCGTTATTGTTTGATGTTTCCACCGCAGCACCGCCGCCTGCAG GATCAAAACACCAATTCGAATTTGGACCAGTGACAACTCAACAATCAGTGGTTGAAGTATCAAAACAAGCGGTTGTACAAGAAAGCTCACCAAAATTGGCTACTTCCGAACCAGCCTTAACACCGACTGCGGAAGCTACTGTCTCCGTAGCGACTCCTGCTTCAACTCCAACTGTTACTACTACGTCCACCTCTAAGCCTCTTACATTGTCATCTGATACTGAAACGACGCCTACTGTAACCATATCGATACCTTTAAAACATTCAGAGGCCGAGAATGTGACAAATAAGGAACAAAATGTGCCAACTGATTTAAGTGCTACAAATTCTCCAAGTGTCACAACTTCCAGCGATTTCAGTTCAACCGACTCCATATTCGCTCCTGCGGCTACGTCGGATTCACCGCCCACTCCAAGTACTGACGACTCAAAGCCGAGTATATTCAGCACACCTACTTCTGTATTCGAAAGTAATACAGCTTTTGGATCGACTCAACCATCAGCTTTCGCTTCAAACGCGTCGTCAATTTTCGCTTCGGCGTCTGCCTCAGCGTTTGGACCGCAGACCACAAAAGCGTCTCTATTTAGTCCGAGTACTACATCCCAGAGTATATTTGGTACGCCCTCAGTAACTACAACGTCTGTGTTCGGGAATGCTCCGTCAGCGCAAAGCATTTTCAGTTCGGCATCCTCGTCGATATTTGGTGGTACTCCGACGACGACCCAGAATATTTTTGGAACGTCCACGACGCAGGCGTCAGTTTTCGGGGGCGGTCAGTCTGTGTTTGGAACCTCGGGGAGTCCTAATCAAGTTTTCGGGACGCCAGCGACTCAAACGTCTATATTTGGTGCCCCGACGACACCTACAACACAAGCGTCGGTATTTGGAAGTCCGACACAAACGACTCAG GCGTCAGTGTTTGGCTCGCCGACGCCGGCTACTCAAGCGTCAGTGTTCGGAGCGCCGACCACCACACAGAGCTCGCTGTTTGGCGGCGCAGAGTCCAACTTGTTCGCCTCTGCCACCATATCCACCACTAGTGCCCCGACGCAAGCGAGCGGTGGAAATATCTTCGGCGGAGG TTCATCAGGCTCGGTATTTGGTAACAGTACCAATATATTTAGCGGCAAATCCACCTTCAGCGGCTCCAACCCTACGGCGGCCAGTATATTTGGAGGCGGAACTGCCTTCGGACAGAAGCCGGCCAATGATTTCTGGAGTGGCGGCAGCAACACTGGGGGATTCGGAAATTCTGCATTTG GACAAGCAGCCACCACGCAAGCGTCGTCCATCTTCGGCAGCTCAGGCGGCAGCTTCAGCACACCGACCCCCGGCCAGCCGTTCGGGAGTCCGCAGGGACCATTCAGCGGTGGTGATGCTAAGCCTTCCGTGTTCGGAACTCCCCAGCAGCAACCTG
- the PGS1 gene encoding CDP-diacylglycerol--glycerol-3-phosphate 3-phosphatidyltransferase, mitochondrial: MTYRFKPAELQHFNWMFNLAPCFPVSASKINIITEPSKFYDVLCERFCNAKHRISMASLYIGTGDLEKNLLKVTVEKVEVTKDLNFNVLLDYQRGTRGVVNSQTLFRQFVNGISNRCHLSLYQTPRLQGAWSKVLPSRYNEIVGLQHMKLYIADDSVILSGANCSNDYFNQRQDRYIEIKDGDLTNFYCEIIDEIVRYSKQDGKDSEIISKGKDVIVTELSQNIANIINRWKDRQTVKLSKLDKTVENDTWVFPLLQMGEFNIMQDEQATSRILSCVPRGSYLRLATGYFNLTENYAKILLKDCKASISLLMAHPNANGFMGAAGPAGGIPHAYSLIAQQFWQKVVDCNQSSRVQMLEYERKGWTFHAKGLWYYPPGSGVPWASVVGSANLGERSVRRDLEAQAAIFTSSLDLQNRLHNECSRLHDYASECSSELQERRTPLWVRATVGLFRTYF; this comes from the exons ATGACTTACCGCTTCAAACCAGCGGAACTGCAGCACTTTAACTGGATGTTCAACTTAGCGCCTTGCTTTCCTGTTAGTGCttcgaaaataaatattataactgaGCCTTCTAAGTTTTATGATGTACTTTGTGAGAGATTCTGCAATGCAAAGCACAGGATATCTATGGCTAGTTTATACATCGGTACAGGGGATCTAGAGAAGAATTTACTGAAGGTTACGGTGGAGAAAGTTGAGGTTACAAAAGATTTGAATTTTAATGTCCTACTTGACTATCAGCGAGGTACTCGAGGGGTGGTCAACTCGCAAACTTTGTTCCGGCAATTCGTGAACGGAATTTCTAATAGATGCCATTTATCACTGTACCAAACTCCAAGACTCCAGGGTGCTTGGTCTAAAGTCCTCCCATCTCGCTACAATGAGATTGTAGGCCTTCAACATATGAAGTTGTATATAGCTGATGACTCTGTAATATTGAGTGGAGCCAACTGTTCCAATGATTACTTCAACCAAAGGCAGGACAGATACATAGAGATAAAGGATGGTGatttaacaaatttttattgtGAAATAATAG ATGAGATAGTAAGATATAGCAAGCAAGATGGCAAAGATAGTGAAATTATATCTAAAGGCAAGGATGTGATAGTAACAGAGCTTAGTCAAAATATTGCAAATATCATCAATAGATGGAAAGATAGACAGACTGTAAAGCTGTCAAAATTGGACAAAA CTGTAGAAAATGATACATGGGTGTTTCCATTATTACAAATGGGGGAATTCAACATAATGCAAGATGAACAGGCAACTAGCAGAATACTGTCATGCGTACCAAGAGGCTCTTACCTTAGACTTGCAACTGGATATTTCAATTTGACTGAGAATTATGCCAAAATTCTACTCAAAGATTGCAAAGCTAGTATTAGTCTTCTTATGGCACATCCAAAT gcTAATGGCTTCATGGGTGCGGCAGGACCGGCTGGTGGCATTCCACATGCTTACTCTTTAATAGCACAACA gttTTGGCAAAAAGTAGTAGATTGCAATCAATCAAGTAGGGTACAGATGCTGGAATATGAACGGAAAGGCTGGACATTTCATGCCAAGGGACTTTG GTACTATCCGCCCGGCAGTGGGGTTCCGTGGGCGTCGGTAGTAGGCTCAGCAAATTTGGGCGAGCGGTCTGTGCGCAGGGACCTAGAGGCGCAGGCTGCTATATTTACATCATCACTTGATTTACAG AATAGACTGCACAACGAATGTTCTCGACTCCACGACTACGCTTCGGAATGCAGTAGTGAGTTGCAGGAAAGACGAACACCTCTTTGGGTGCGAGCCACCGTAGGACTGTTTAGAACTTACTTCTAG